A stretch of DNA from Mesoaciditoga lauensis cd-1655R = DSM 25116:
TGGAAAGCAACCCTTCATTTAAAAGATCAAAAGTCAACTCTTTCAGCCTTTTCAAAACTTTCAAGTTCCATCGGCAATATGTCTGTGAGTTTTTCTGGTTCTGACACGACATTCAAATGGTCAAATCAAAACGCATTTTTAAGCGTTGATTTACAAAGTAACCTTGTAAAATTAAATTTTGGCCTCACAAAAAAAATCAACTCCTGGTATGGCGGCTTTTATCTCACAGCAGGTTGGGATGATGGAGAAATAGGTGGAGCTATTTCGTTTAAGGTTTGGAGGAATGATTTTTGAAGCTAAAAATCGAAAAGATCGTTTACGGCGGTTACGGATTGGCACATACAAATGGCACGACTTACTTTGTAAGAGGTGCCTACCCGGGTGAAGAAGTTAACGTGAAGATTCTCAAGCAAAAAAAAGACTTATGCTTTGCTCAAGCGGAAAAGATTGTAACTCCTTCCCCATTCAGAATTCAGCCATCTTGTAAGCATTTCGAAAAATGCGGCGGATGCGAATGGATGGACGTATCTTACGAACAACAGCTGGAATTCAAAAGAGAGATATTCAAAGAACAGATGAAGAGAATCGCCAAATACAAAATAAAAGACATTTTCATATCTCAGACGAATAAAAAACATTACAGGAACAAAGTGGAATTCGTCGTCCATAATTCAAAACTAGGGTTTTTCAAAAGGAAGAGTCACGAATTTGTAGAAATAGATGAATGTGAAATTCTATCTGAAAAGATAAACGAAGCGAAGAGAAAAGTGGAAAACGTTTTGAAATCCCATCCAAACTTTTCTTCAAAAGTGGATCATGTCATAATCAAAGAAGGAGAAAACGGAATCATGGTCATATTCACTTCAACGCGAGATATTACTCCTCCTTATCTTGATGGCGTTGAAAGTGTGGTAACTTTGAAAAGGAAAGCCACTTCTCATGTGATTGTAAGCGGAAAAGAAAGGGTATGCCAGGGTACAACCTTGGAAAAGACGATAAATGGGATAAGATATAGAATACCGGCAAAGTCCTTTTTTCAAGTTAACGATGAAGGGGCAAAACTTTTGGCAGAATTGGTAAAAAATTATGCTGGTTATGGAGAGAATGTTTTAGATCTTTATTGCGGGGTTGGTTTTTTCAGTCTTCAGCTTCACGACAATTTTAAGAGAGTATTTGGAGTAGAAAGCTCGCCTCCTTCCATAAGGGTAGCAAAAGAAAACGCTAAGCTTAACGGTTTTGACAACATTCAATTCCAAGTCAAAAGAATAGAAAATTGGCAATCGTCGA
This window harbors:
- the rlmD gene encoding 23S rRNA (uracil(1939)-C(5))-methyltransferase RlmD, translated to MKLKIEKIVYGGYGLAHTNGTTYFVRGAYPGEEVNVKILKQKKDLCFAQAEKIVTPSPFRIQPSCKHFEKCGGCEWMDVSYEQQLEFKREIFKEQMKRIAKYKIKDIFISQTNKKHYRNKVEFVVHNSKLGFFKRKSHEFVEIDECEILSEKINEAKRKVENVLKSHPNFSSKVDHVIIKEGENGIMVIFTSTRDITPPYLDGVESVVTLKRKATSHVIVSGKERVCQGTTLEKTINGIRYRIPAKSFFQVNDEGAKLLAELVKNYAGYGENVLDLYCGVGFFSLQLHDNFKRVFGVESSPPSIRVAKENAKLNGFDNIQFQVKRIENWQSSKKFDVIVVDPPRSGLGKSVEKISTITDKVVYVSCDSSTFARDTAAFMKKGFEIKKVKLIDMFPQTHHFETIALFERM